The following proteins are co-located in the Thermodesulfobacteriota bacterium genome:
- a CDS encoding TRAP transporter substrate-binding protein, with amino-acid sequence MKKNVFVCLLVASICVPFMMMGSLNAEAAPIKLTYSNFFPPSHIQAKLADSWCKEIEKRTDGRVKIEHYPGQTLTKARQVYDGVVEGLSDIGFCLFGYNRGRFPLIEVVDLPIGYPSGSVATKVANAVANKFKPKELSDVQVMYLHAHGPGLLHTRDKAVKTLADIKGLRIRSHGTTAKVVKALGGTAVTMPMPELYQALQKGIADGALYPVEVNKGWRMAEVIKYCTLDLSIANTSTFYVVMNKGKWAALPADIKKIITQINKEWIPKHGAAWDSSDEEGKKFMLSKGRKFINLSAAESSKWKKIVDPVLGEYVKAAKAKGLPAQEALDYTVKMLKKYSK; translated from the coding sequence ATGAAGAAGAATGTTTTTGTGTGTTTATTAGTTGCATCCATATGCGTCCCTTTTATGATGATGGGCTCCCTCAACGCAGAAGCCGCACCCATAAAACTCACTTACAGTAACTTTTTTCCACCCAGCCACATCCAGGCAAAACTGGCCGATTCCTGGTGCAAAGAGATCGAGAAAAGGACCGATGGTCGTGTCAAGATCGAACACTATCCCGGGCAAACCCTGACCAAAGCCAGACAGGTATACGACGGCGTGGTTGAGGGACTATCGGATATCGGTTTCTGCCTCTTCGGATATAACCGTGGCCGCTTCCCCCTGATAGAGGTGGTGGATCTGCCCATAGGGTATCCATCGGGCTCTGTGGCTACCAAAGTCGCCAATGCCGTTGCCAACAAGTTCAAACCCAAAGAGCTGAGTGATGTGCAGGTCATGTATCTCCATGCCCATGGCCCTGGTCTCTTACACACCAGGGATAAGGCAGTCAAAACCTTGGCCGATATTAAGGGTCTCAGGATACGTTCCCACGGGACCACGGCAAAGGTAGTCAAGGCCTTGGGTGGCACAGCGGTAACCATGCCTATGCCGGAGCTCTATCAAGCACTCCAAAAAGGCATCGCGGACGGTGCCCTTTATCCCGTTGAAGTCAATAAAGGCTGGAGAATGGCCGAGGTTATAAAATATTGCACCCTTGACCTATCCATAGCCAATACCTCCACATTTTACGTGGTGATGAACAAAGGTAAATGGGCCGCCCTACCTGCGGATATCAAAAAAATTATTACACAGATCAATAAGGAATGGATTCCCAAGCATGGCGCAGCCTGGGATTCAAGCGACGAAGAAGGAAAAAAATTTATGCTTTCAAAAGGGCGAAAATTTATAAATCTTTCAGCTGCAGAGTCTTCCAAGTGGAAAAAAATTGTTG
- a CDS encoding ATP-binding protein yields TFNELPMQVNYAFSGKSSFYFYAILHRKFKQFSIVVQTLNNETIIHTTDLFPLGLFLFILSQAFLQSLRFSRAFSTVDSQRQQMRKTNQILQNEIVERKLAEKELKESHKRFLTVLDSIDADVYVADMDNYKILFMNRHMIESFNKDFTGQVCWKVFRNESGPCCFCTNDKLLDADGEPGDLHIWEDQNPVTRRWYVNYDRAINWDQGHIVRLQVATDVTARKQAEEALQQAYEALEKRVDERTKELVKANEQLQFEIEERKQAQESSRRAKLEAERANKAKSEFLANMSHELRTPLNHILGFTELILDKNLGELNQIQTEYLSDVHGSGKHLLLLINDILDLSKVEAGKYELESSMVHLQGLLENSLTMIKEKALNHGIKLSRHFIDLPDTFTADERKLKQIMYNLLSNAVKFTPDGGSITVKACSSNDNQDDVLDQQHTGPPGIEVSISDTGIGIKSIDLERIFDSFEQVENSASRNFQGTGLGLSLTKKLVELHGGKIWAESDGPGKGAAFSFYLPAQSISV; encoded by the coding sequence ACCTTTAACGAGTTGCCAATGCAAGTAAATTATGCATTTTCTGGAAAATCTTCGTTTTACTTCTATGCGATTTTACATCGTAAATTCAAACAGTTTTCAATTGTCGTTCAGACACTAAATAATGAGACGATCATCCATACAACCGATTTATTTCCCCTTGGGCTTTTCCTGTTTATCCTTAGCCAGGCCTTCCTGCAGTCGCTGCGGTTCTCAAGGGCATTTTCCACTGTTGACAGTCAGCGTCAGCAAATGCGGAAGACCAATCAGATCCTGCAAAACGAGATTGTCGAAAGAAAACTGGCCGAAAAAGAACTCAAGGAATCCCATAAGAGATTTCTGACTGTTTTAGACAGCATCGATGCAGATGTGTACGTGGCGGACATGGATAACTATAAGATCCTTTTTATGAACCGCCATATGATCGAAAGTTTTAATAAAGATTTTACCGGTCAGGTCTGCTGGAAAGTTTTCCGAAACGAATCGGGACCTTGTTGTTTTTGCACCAATGATAAACTGTTGGATGCCGACGGTGAACCAGGTGATTTGCATATCTGGGAAGACCAAAACCCGGTAACCCGGCGATGGTATGTCAATTATGACCGTGCCATCAACTGGGACCAGGGTCATATTGTAAGGCTCCAGGTGGCAACCGATGTCACTGCTCGGAAACAGGCAGAGGAGGCGCTGCAACAGGCCTATGAAGCCTTAGAAAAAAGAGTTGATGAACGCACCAAAGAACTTGTTAAGGCCAATGAACAACTTCAATTCGAGATCGAAGAGCGGAAGCAGGCGCAGGAGAGCAGCAGAAGAGCCAAATTGGAAGCTGAAAGGGCCAACAAGGCCAAAAGCGAATTTCTTGCCAATATGAGCCACGAACTCCGTACCCCACTGAACCATATTTTGGGGTTTACCGAGCTGATCCTGGATAAAAACTTGGGCGAATTGAACCAAATTCAGACGGAATATCTTTCGGATGTTCACGGTAGTGGAAAGCACCTTCTGTTATTGATCAATGACATCCTTGACCTTTCAAAAGTAGAGGCCGGAAAGTATGAGCTGGAATCCTCTATGGTTCACTTGCAAGGACTTTTGGAGAACAGCCTGACAATGATAAAAGAGAAAGCCTTGAACCACGGGATAAAATTATCACGGCATTTCATTGATCTCCCCGATACGTTTACCGCTGATGAACGCAAGCTCAAGCAGATCATGTACAACCTGCTGTCCAACGCAGTGAAATTTACTCCGGATGGCGGCAGCATAACCGTAAAAGCTTGTTCAAGCAATGACAACCAGGACGATGTCCTGGACCAACAGCACACCGGACCACCGGGAATTGAGGTCAGCATCAGTGACACGGGAATCGGCATTAAGTCAATTGATTTGGAGCGTATTTTTGATTCCTTTGAACAGGTTGAAAATTCAGCCAGTCGGAATTTTCAGGGAACCGGGTTGGGTTTGTCACTGACAAAAAAATTGGTGGAGCTGCATGGGGGTAAAATCTGGGCGGAAAGTGACGGCCCGGGGAAAGGGGCAGCCTTTTCGTTCTACCTTCCTGCTCAAAGTATATCAGTCTGA